The following are encoded together in the Brassica napus cultivar Da-Ae chromosome A9, Da-Ae, whole genome shotgun sequence genome:
- the LOC106444291 gene encoding basic leucine zipper 43-like: MTPAEITGYYQYLSPEKLSTIPAEFNMLNMPTSPISSSSLNYLNDLIINNNYSLSSNGQDLMMSNNSTSDEDYHQHHQSITALDERKQRRMLSNRESARRSRMRKQRHLDELWSQVIRLRNENNRLIEKLIRVSDTQDNVLKENSKLKEEVSDLRQLVSELKPNKNNSFLREFEEV; encoded by the coding sequence ATGACTCCGGCGGAAATCACCGGGTATTATCAATATCTATCGCCGGAAAAATTATCAACAATCCCGGCGGAATTCAACATGCTTAACATGCCCACATCTCCAATATCTTCCTCTTCATTAAACTACCTAAACGAtctcatcatcaacaacaactaTTCCTTATCATCCAACGGTCAAGATCTCATGATGAGCAACAACTCAACTTCTGACGAAGATTATCATCAACATCATCAGAGCATCACCGCACTCGACGAGAGGAAACAAAGGAGAATGCTTTCAAACAGAGAATCTGCGAGGAGATCTAGGATGAGGAAACAGAGACATCTTGACGAACTCTGGTCTCAGGTGATAAGGCTTCGCAACGAGAACAACCGTCTTATCGAGAAGCTGATCCGCGTATCAGATACTCAAGATAACGTATTGAAAGAGAACTCTAAACTCAAAGAAGAAGTTTCTGATCTTCGACAGCTTGTATCTGAACTAAAACCCAACAAGAACAACAGTTTTC